In Candidatus Woesearchaeota archaeon, one genomic interval encodes:
- a CDS encoding PIN domain-containing protein produces MNNEPIYLDTNIYIDHFESRIDRLRPLGEFAYNLLRKSMECEYRIIISNLVIDELEFAGFKEKIRELIQDLMALDKVIAVEVTAEDEEKTRKIRKERNTTFNDTKHAVIANRVNVKFFVTRNMEDFVELQDLVKLKYPENL; encoded by the coding sequence ATGAATAATGAACCCATATACCTTGACACAAACATTTACATCGATCATTTTGAGAGCAGAATTGACAGATTAAGGCCTCTTGGGGAATTTGCCTATAATCTGCTAAGAAAAAGCATGGAATGCGAATATAGGATCATAATTTCTAACCTGGTTATTGATGAACTGGAATTCGCCGGGTTTAAGGAAAAAATCAGGGAGCTTATCCAGGATCTAATGGCGCTTGACAAAGTCATTGCTGTTGAAGTGACAGCCGAGGATGAGGAAAAAACACGCAAAATAAGAAAAGAGAGAAATACTACATTTAATGACACCAAACACGCTGTTATAGCAAACAGGGTAAATGTAAAATTCTTCGTCACAAGAAACATGGAAGACTTTGTGGAATTGCAGGATCTTGTTAAACTGAAATATCCTGAGAACCTTTAA
- a CDS encoding AN1-type zinc finger domain-containing protein yields MAKKINNNEILYGIIFPSLNNLIKIIGDNYKKKALKHEWYLLIESTWPIYKYEDPHSATIVKAYVISQNLREYLSERNAEVVLKRELKNLYEIYYEAINDFPDLKGKIITSFSVLIDNIRENLGSKFTTPKANKILKENKHLIKKESEMPSEVSREKQFNKFCEYCGSGIDYLTSYTCKWCQKELCGSHRLPESHECKNIEEAKKHHEVEFRRDFNEKYRKRENQVYVIHKPSKFKKIVLFIVIAVIILLMILKVIGII; encoded by the coding sequence ATGGCTAAGAAAATAAACAACAACGAAATATTATATGGAATCATTTTTCCATCATTGAATAATCTGATAAAAATTATTGGTGACAACTATAAGAAAAAGGCCTTAAAACACGAATGGTACCTGTTAATAGAATCAACTTGGCCGATCTATAAATATGAAGACCCTCATTCAGCAACCATAGTTAAAGCTTATGTAATATCCCAGAATTTACGCGAATATTTATCTGAACGTAATGCTGAGGTTGTTTTAAAAAGAGAACTAAAAAATCTATATGAAATATATTATGAGGCAATAAATGATTTTCCCGATCTAAAAGGCAAAATAATCACATCTTTTTCAGTTTTAATTGATAATATTCGAGAAAATCTAGGAAGTAAATTTACTACACCAAAAGCCAACAAGATATTGAAGGAGAACAAACATTTGATTAAAAAAGAATCAGAAATGCCTTCTGAGGTTTCAAGAGAAAAGCAATTTAATAAATTCTGCGAATATTGTGGAAGCGGAATTGACTATTTAACCTCATATACTTGTAAATGGTGCCAAAAGGAGTTGTGTGGTTCGCACAGACTTCCAGAGTCGCATGAATGCAAAAACATTGAAGAAGCAAAAAAGCATCACGAAGTAGAGTTTAGAAGGGACTTCAATGAAAAGTATAGAAAAAGAGAAAATCAGGTCTATGTTATTCATAAGCCTTCTAAATTTAAAAAGATAGTATTGTTTATAGTTATTGCTGTCATAATATTACTTATGATCCTTAAAGTAATTGGCATAATATGA
- a CDS encoding TIGR02253 family HAD-type hydrolase, translated as MIKAVIFDLDNTLIDFMKMKRIACEEAIDAMIDAGLSIPKKKALEILYELYEEKGLEDPKIFQKFLKNVTGTADYKKLAYAIVAYRQARTGFLHPYPGVKRTLIKLKEKGLKLAIVSDAPKLKAWIRLVSMKIDDFFDIVVGLEDTGKPKPSRFPFKAALKELKVKPSECLMVGDRPDKDIKGAKQLGMKTCFASYGYEGKAKGKWDFEIKEIGELGDFNSW; from the coding sequence ATGATAAAAGCAGTAATCTTTGACTTGGACAATACATTGATCGACTTCATGAAGATGAAGAGGATCGCCTGTGAAGAGGCAATTGATGCAATGATAGATGCTGGATTGAGTATTCCGAAGAAAAAGGCATTGGAAATCCTGTATGAGCTATATGAAGAAAAAGGGCTTGAAGACCCCAAGATATTCCAGAAATTCCTTAAAAACGTTACTGGAACTGCGGATTATAAGAAATTAGCTTATGCGATAGTTGCTTACAGGCAGGCTCGCACAGGCTTTTTGCATCCTTATCCCGGAGTTAAAAGAACTTTGATTAAATTAAAGGAAAAAGGTCTGAAATTGGCAATAGTTTCAGATGCTCCCAAGCTTAAGGCATGGATCAGATTGGTCAGCATGAAGATTGATGATTTCTTTGATATTGTTGTTGGTCTGGAAGACACAGGAAAACCAAAGCCTTCAAGATTTCCGTTTAAAGCGGCTTTGAAAGAATTAAAAGTGAAGCCTTCAGAATGCCTGATGGTGGGAGACAGGCCGGATAAAGATATAAAAGGGGCAAAGCAGCTTGGAATGAAGACATGCTTTGCGAGCTACGGATATGAAGGCAAAGCAAAAGGGAAATGGGACTTTGAGATAAAAGAGATCGGAGAATTGGGCGATTTTAATTCTTGGTAA